A window of Diorhabda carinulata isolate Delta chromosome 7, icDioCari1.1, whole genome shotgun sequence contains these coding sequences:
- the LOC130896593 gene encoding uncharacterized protein LOC130896593 isoform X1 translates to MSKYERKEYQETQVMRTVSPQRQIYNSNQNLSKFDSNLDCLLEDLQNSVSRPGSSLDYHSGGRSKETSRIVTTDNNKSLNTISSIKSNPVTEYSSDDAYNYQSPDGRQHISGYKREKYMYKTTSEDVTPENIRAQNSINQLDTLLDDLQQVKQSSFLDSESFNTSGTDPKYGGSIKKRVVNRELHYGDTPTSQSRNRTLERDNSLQKEIEYINEGTYTNTRTTRPTSPVVNSRTSTLTKQTKASNIHEYPVEVIETVSPDIDPEVLAQLDPNLRPPGNTKVTTTIKTYTYEIPGSGDYPTNLIDTNEQKYVYSPNKSISTPSKSFVYNAIENKENTLYQENANYPLYQKPNPPGVLVKETITTRNYQPGYRIDKNPPSINETYIYNETTTKNVDNRFSPIPPPLPNQNTYIINGTETNVNKNDRPTPGKETYILKETHRTTVNDVVSPQNPHYPEDTYPKRNDKYNPGKETYIIKEVHNTTTTNDKPFSERGYPVYNPPDGRDPPNTYIIKETTNTTTNHSNGPYQNGRPPNEPQNKTIIYRHETHSTNNNYGPNNPKPFEVETFDPKNPPYDIKKHPNEPINIHYSYKSTSKTQNNYKGGYPPNEETETLLPKKFPTDDRTDGPPKKLDELMATIGNEPPTSPLNAGFIQHEHEIAQQKKVENLKQRSSELEDSQKKEPPPKSKNIAGPPVYYPPGEMFVKNEEGGEAWRSQGAYARGSGKYQYEAESKSKSKMSSGATVVPVCLPLCCGLPCTLL, encoded by the exons ATGTCAAAATACGAACGGAAAGAATATCAAGAAACGCAAGTGATGAGAACCGTCTCTCCGCAACGACAAATATACAACTccaatcaaaatttatcaaagtttGATAGTAATTTAG attgcCTCCTTGAAGATCTTCAAAATTCCGTATCACGTCCAGGAAGCTCGTTAGATTATCATAGTGGCGGTAGATCGAAAGAAACGTCTCGAATAGTAACTACTGACAATAACAAATCTCTAAATACTATTTCTAGTATTAAATCAAATCCAGTTACAGAATACTCATCAGATGACGCTTACAATTATCAg AGTCCAGATGGAAGACAGCATATCAGTGGATAtaaaagagaaaagtatatgtaTAAAACTACAAGTGAAGATGTTACACCAGAAAACATTAGAGCTCAAAATAGTATAAATCAATTGGACACCCTACTAGATGATCTACAACAAGTTAAACAATCTTCTTTTTTGGATTCAG AATCTTTTAATACCTCTGGAACCGATCCAAAATACGG GGGTTCGATAAAGAAACGAGTAGTAAATAGAGAGCTTCATTACGGAGACACTCCAACAAGTCAAAGCAGAAATAGAACACTTGAAAGAGACAATTCGCTACAAAAAGAAATTGAGTACATCAACGAAG GTACTTATACCAACACCCGGACTACTCGACCAACTTCTCCAGTTGTTAACTCTAGAACATCTACTCTGACCAAACAAACCAAAGCTAGCAATATACACGAATACCCCGTAGAGGTAATTGAAACCGTTTCTCCCGATATAGATCCTGAAGTACTAGCTCAACTGGATCCTAATTTGAGACCACCAGGAAATACAAAAGTCACAACTACAATTAAGACTTATACGTACGAGATACCCGGCTCTGGCGACTATCCCACGAATCTGATCGACAcgaatgaacaaaaatatgtgTACTCGCCTAACAAATCTATCAGTACTCCTAGTAAAAGTTTTGTCTATAATGCTattgaaaataaggaaaataccTTGTACCAGGAAAATGCTAATTATCCCTTATATCAAAAGCCAAATCCACCAG GTGTTTTAGTTAAAGAAACCATCACAACACGGAACTACCAACCAGGATACAGAATTGACAAAAACCCCCCATCAATAAACGAAACGTATATCTACAATGAAACTACTACGAAAAATGTAGATAATCGCTTCTCACCAATACCTCCACCACTGCCAAATCAAAATACTTATATTATTAATGGAACCGAGACAAACGTGAACAAAAATGATAGGCCGACACCAGGTAAAGAGACATACATACTAAAAGAAACCCATAGAACTACTGTTAATGATGTAGTAAGTCCTCAAAATCCCCATTATCCTGAGGACACATACCCTAAACGAAATGATAAATACAATCCGGGTAAAGAAACTTATATTATAAAAGAGGTTCACAACACGACTACCACCAATGATAAACCTTTCTCAGAAAGAGGATATCCTGTTTATAATCCTCCAGATGG gCGAGATCCACCTAATACGTACATTATAAAAGAAACCACCAACACTACTACCAATCATTCAAATGGGCCTTATCAAAATGGACGTCCACCAAATGaacctcaaaataaaactattatctATAGACACGAAACGCATTCAACCAACAACAATTACGGTCCTAATAATCCCAAACCGTTCGAAGTAGAAACGTTTGACCCAAAAAATCCTCCATATGACATAAAGAAACATCCTAATGAACCTAtcaatattcattattcatacAAATCTACTAGTAAAACGCAAAATAATTACAAAGGAGGATATCCACCTAACGAGGAGACGGAAACTTTGTTGCCCAAAAAGTTTCCAACTGACGATAGAACTGATGGACCTCCTAAAAAATTAGATGAGCTCATGGCTACAATAGGAAACGAG CCTCCAACCAGTCCTTTGAATGCAGGTTTTATTCAACATGAACATGAAATAGCTCAACAAAAAAAGGTGGAAAACTTAAAGCAAAGATCATCAGAATTAGAGGATTCACAAAAAAAAGAACCTCCACCAAAATCCAAAAATATTGCTGGACCTCCAGTTTATTATCCACCAGGAgaaatgtttgtaaaaaatgaagaagGTGGAGAAGCATGGAGAAGTCAG ggAGCGTATGCGAGAGGATCTGGAAAATATCAGTATGAAGCTGAAAGCAAAAGTAAATCCAAGATGAGCAGCGGTGCAACTGTAGTTCCAGTGTGCCTTCCCCTTTGTTGCGGCCTTCCATGTACtcttttgtaa
- the LOC130896594 gene encoding 28S ribosomal protein S28, mitochondrial — protein MFARNVSKIEWLYKSRPQVLLSSHNKLCSSDATKEDHTKKSGYAQAFTKFENLEGDIKSNTSQTFASLLRNSRLMDMGDPEGKMVIGKIYHIVNDDLYIDFGWKFYCVCPRPKNNASSYIRGAKVRLIIKDLELSSKFLGFEKDLTLLEADCQLIGLQQDRGSSVQNVKN, from the exons ATGTTTGCTAGGAATGTTAGCAAAATTGAATGGCTATATAAATCACGACCTCAAGTCCTATTATCTTCACACAATAAGTTATGCTCATCGGATGCAACCAAAGAGGACCATACAAAAAAGTCAGGATATGCACAagcttttacaaaatttgagaatttaGAAGGTGATATAAAAAGCAACACATCGCAAACTTTTGCATCATTACTAAGAAACTCCAGGTTGATGGAC atggGAGATCCAGAGGGAAAAATggttattggaaaaatatatcatatagTGAATGACGATCTATACATAGACTTTGGATGGAAATTTTATTGCGTATGTCCTAGACCAAAAAATAATGCCAG tagttACATAAGAGGCGCCAAAGTCAGGTTGATAATTAAAGATTTAGAATTATCATCAAAATTCTTGGGATTCGAAAAAGATTTGACTCTGTTAGAAGCTGACTGTCAACTTATAGGATTACAACAAGATAGAGGTTCGAGTGtacaaaatgtcaaaaattag
- the LOC130896593 gene encoding sporozoite surface protein 2 isoform X2 — protein MSKYERKEYQETQVMRTVSPQRQIYNSNQNLSKFDSNLDCLLEDLQNSVSRPGSSLDYHSGGRSKETSRIVTTDNNKSLNTISSIKSNPVTEYSSDDAYNYQSPDGRQHISGYKREKYMYKTTSEDVTPENIRAQNSINQLDTLLDDLQQVKQSSFLDSESFNTSGTDPKYGGSIKKRVVNRELHYGDTPTSQSRNRTLERDNSLQKEIEYINEGTYTNTRTTRPTSPVVNSRTSTLTKQTKASNIHEYPVEVIETVSPDIDPEVLAQLDPNLRPPGNTKVTTTIKTYTYEIPGSGDYPTNLIDTNEQKYVYSPNKSISTPSKSFVYNAIENKENTLYQENANYPLYQKPNPPVKETITTRNYQPGYRIDKNPPSINETYIYNETTTKNVDNRFSPIPPPLPNQNTYIINGTETNVNKNDRPTPGKETYILKETHRTTVNDVVSPQNPHYPEDTYPKRNDKYNPGKETYIIKEVHNTTTTNDKPFSERGYPVYNPPDGRDPPNTYIIKETTNTTTNHSNGPYQNGRPPNEPQNKTIIYRHETHSTNNNYGPNNPKPFEVETFDPKNPPYDIKKHPNEPINIHYSYKSTSKTQNNYKGGYPPNEETETLLPKKFPTDDRTDGPPKKLDELMATIGNEPPTSPLNAGFIQHEHEIAQQKKVENLKQRSSELEDSQKKEPPPKSKNIAGPPVYYPPGEMFVKNEEGGEAWRSQGAYARGSGKYQYEAESKSKSKMSSGATVVPVCLPLCCGLPCTLL, from the exons ATGTCAAAATACGAACGGAAAGAATATCAAGAAACGCAAGTGATGAGAACCGTCTCTCCGCAACGACAAATATACAACTccaatcaaaatttatcaaagtttGATAGTAATTTAG attgcCTCCTTGAAGATCTTCAAAATTCCGTATCACGTCCAGGAAGCTCGTTAGATTATCATAGTGGCGGTAGATCGAAAGAAACGTCTCGAATAGTAACTACTGACAATAACAAATCTCTAAATACTATTTCTAGTATTAAATCAAATCCAGTTACAGAATACTCATCAGATGACGCTTACAATTATCAg AGTCCAGATGGAAGACAGCATATCAGTGGATAtaaaagagaaaagtatatgtaTAAAACTACAAGTGAAGATGTTACACCAGAAAACATTAGAGCTCAAAATAGTATAAATCAATTGGACACCCTACTAGATGATCTACAACAAGTTAAACAATCTTCTTTTTTGGATTCAG AATCTTTTAATACCTCTGGAACCGATCCAAAATACGG GGGTTCGATAAAGAAACGAGTAGTAAATAGAGAGCTTCATTACGGAGACACTCCAACAAGTCAAAGCAGAAATAGAACACTTGAAAGAGACAATTCGCTACAAAAAGAAATTGAGTACATCAACGAAG GTACTTATACCAACACCCGGACTACTCGACCAACTTCTCCAGTTGTTAACTCTAGAACATCTACTCTGACCAAACAAACCAAAGCTAGCAATATACACGAATACCCCGTAGAGGTAATTGAAACCGTTTCTCCCGATATAGATCCTGAAGTACTAGCTCAACTGGATCCTAATTTGAGACCACCAGGAAATACAAAAGTCACAACTACAATTAAGACTTATACGTACGAGATACCCGGCTCTGGCGACTATCCCACGAATCTGATCGACAcgaatgaacaaaaatatgtgTACTCGCCTAACAAATCTATCAGTACTCCTAGTAAAAGTTTTGTCTATAATGCTattgaaaataaggaaaataccTTGTACCAGGAAAATGCTAATTATCCCTTATATCAAAAGCCAAATCCACCAG TTAAAGAAACCATCACAACACGGAACTACCAACCAGGATACAGAATTGACAAAAACCCCCCATCAATAAACGAAACGTATATCTACAATGAAACTACTACGAAAAATGTAGATAATCGCTTCTCACCAATACCTCCACCACTGCCAAATCAAAATACTTATATTATTAATGGAACCGAGACAAACGTGAACAAAAATGATAGGCCGACACCAGGTAAAGAGACATACATACTAAAAGAAACCCATAGAACTACTGTTAATGATGTAGTAAGTCCTCAAAATCCCCATTATCCTGAGGACACATACCCTAAACGAAATGATAAATACAATCCGGGTAAAGAAACTTATATTATAAAAGAGGTTCACAACACGACTACCACCAATGATAAACCTTTCTCAGAAAGAGGATATCCTGTTTATAATCCTCCAGATGG gCGAGATCCACCTAATACGTACATTATAAAAGAAACCACCAACACTACTACCAATCATTCAAATGGGCCTTATCAAAATGGACGTCCACCAAATGaacctcaaaataaaactattatctATAGACACGAAACGCATTCAACCAACAACAATTACGGTCCTAATAATCCCAAACCGTTCGAAGTAGAAACGTTTGACCCAAAAAATCCTCCATATGACATAAAGAAACATCCTAATGAACCTAtcaatattcattattcatacAAATCTACTAGTAAAACGCAAAATAATTACAAAGGAGGATATCCACCTAACGAGGAGACGGAAACTTTGTTGCCCAAAAAGTTTCCAACTGACGATAGAACTGATGGACCTCCTAAAAAATTAGATGAGCTCATGGCTACAATAGGAAACGAG CCTCCAACCAGTCCTTTGAATGCAGGTTTTATTCAACATGAACATGAAATAGCTCAACAAAAAAAGGTGGAAAACTTAAAGCAAAGATCATCAGAATTAGAGGATTCACAAAAAAAAGAACCTCCACCAAAATCCAAAAATATTGCTGGACCTCCAGTTTATTATCCACCAGGAgaaatgtttgtaaaaaatgaagaagGTGGAGAAGCATGGAGAAGTCAG ggAGCGTATGCGAGAGGATCTGGAAAATATCAGTATGAAGCTGAAAGCAAAAGTAAATCCAAGATGAGCAGCGGTGCAACTGTAGTTCCAGTGTGCCTTCCCCTTTGTTGCGGCCTTCCATGTACtcttttgtaa